In the Bifidobacterium catenulatum PV20-2 genome, one interval contains:
- the glgB gene encoding 1,4-alpha-glucan branching protein GlgB, which translates to MATESKINEDVVAVPVSQGTLDAVSNGTFYNPHEVLGGHLGSGKHADVVTIRVLRPLAKSVTILTEQGQTLAIHEYNGVFMALVPAMATDDGYGVPDYRIRTEYEDGSVVVSDDSYRYLPTIGEMDMYLFGEGRHERLWDALGAHVLRYDDPMGSSEGVKDEQVVGTAFTVWAPNAHAVRVVGDFNGWNGRAHAMRELGSSGIWELFIPGISAGEIYKYEILNANNEWTMKADPMERSHEIPPRTGSIVVESTHEWNDADWLAERAAKDPHNGPVSIYEVNASSWRKDVKNYRELADKLVPYVQKEGFTHVEFMPLAEHPFSGSWGYQVTGYYAIDSRLGGPDDFKYLVEKLHKADIGVIMDWVPAHFPKDAFALGRFDGTPLYEDPDPTRGEHPDWGTYVFNFGRREVRNFLVANACFWLDEFHIDALRVDAVSSMLYLDYSREAGQWHPNIYGGRENLEAIDFLKEANATAYKNNPGIMMIAEESTAYPGITAPTDAGGLGFGLKWNMGWMHDTLQYLHEEPINRKWHHNEITFSMVYAYSEHYVLPISHDEVVYGKGSVFGKMPGNDWQKYAGVRALFAYQWAHPGKNLTFMGNEIAQYGEWDHDGSIDWDALEWPDHQGVQKLVADLNELYKTSPALWSQDFDPAGFQWLTSDDADHNTLSFVRIGKDGEQMVAVVNFSGEAWSDYQVPLTKGGKWTEVLTTDDEIYGGSGIHNGTVEAVEGEYHSRDWSAKITVPALGAVFLKPEL; encoded by the coding sequence ATGGCTACAGAATCCAAGATCAATGAAGATGTCGTTGCTGTTCCTGTTTCCCAGGGCACACTGGATGCAGTAAGCAACGGTACGTTCTACAATCCCCACGAGGTGCTCGGTGGACACCTCGGTTCCGGCAAGCACGCGGATGTCGTCACGATCCGCGTCTTGCGTCCGTTGGCAAAATCCGTGACGATCCTCACTGAACAAGGTCAAACACTCGCAATCCATGAATACAATGGCGTCTTCATGGCACTCGTTCCCGCTATGGCCACCGATGATGGCTACGGCGTGCCGGATTACCGCATTCGCACTGAATATGAAGACGGTTCCGTTGTTGTTTCCGACGATTCCTATCGTTATCTGCCGACCATCGGCGAGATGGACATGTATCTGTTTGGCGAAGGACGCCACGAGCGCCTGTGGGATGCGCTTGGCGCGCACGTGCTCCGCTACGACGACCCGATGGGTTCCTCCGAGGGTGTAAAGGACGAGCAGGTGGTCGGCACCGCGTTCACCGTGTGGGCACCGAACGCCCACGCAGTGCGTGTGGTCGGCGACTTCAACGGCTGGAATGGCCGCGCCCACGCCATGCGTGAACTCGGATCCTCCGGCATCTGGGAACTGTTCATCCCGGGCATCAGCGCTGGCGAGATCTATAAGTATGAGATCCTCAACGCCAACAATGAGTGGACCATGAAGGCCGATCCGATGGAACGCTCCCATGAGATTCCACCGCGTACCGGATCCATCGTGGTAGAGTCCACCCATGAGTGGAATGACGCCGATTGGCTGGCCGAGCGCGCGGCCAAAGACCCGCATAACGGCCCTGTCAGCATCTACGAGGTAAATGCCTCCAGCTGGCGCAAGGACGTGAAAAACTACCGCGAGCTCGCCGACAAGCTGGTCCCCTACGTGCAGAAGGAAGGTTTCACGCACGTGGAGTTCATGCCGCTGGCGGAGCATCCGTTCTCTGGCTCCTGGGGCTATCAGGTAACCGGTTACTACGCGATTGATTCACGTTTGGGAGGCCCGGACGACTTCAAGTATCTCGTTGAGAAGCTGCACAAAGCCGACATCGGCGTGATTATGGATTGGGTTCCGGCCCACTTCCCGAAGGATGCGTTCGCACTGGGGCGCTTCGATGGCACGCCGCTGTACGAGGATCCGGATCCGACGCGTGGCGAACACCCGGATTGGGGCACGTACGTGTTCAACTTCGGACGCCGCGAGGTGCGCAACTTCCTAGTGGCCAACGCCTGCTTCTGGCTGGATGAGTTCCATATCGACGCTCTCCGCGTGGACGCGGTCTCCTCCATGCTGTACTTGGATTACAGCCGCGAGGCCGGCCAGTGGCATCCGAACATCTACGGAGGCCGCGAGAATCTCGAGGCCATCGACTTCCTCAAGGAAGCCAACGCCACGGCATACAAGAACAATCCGGGCATCATGATGATCGCCGAGGAATCCACGGCATACCCGGGCATCACCGCACCGACCGACGCAGGCGGCTTGGGATTCGGCCTCAAGTGGAACATGGGCTGGATGCACGACACCCTGCAGTACCTGCATGAGGAGCCGATCAACCGCAAATGGCACCACAACGAGATCACCTTCTCCATGGTGTATGCCTATTCGGAACACTATGTGTTGCCGATCAGCCATGATGAGGTTGTGTACGGCAAGGGTTCCGTGTTTGGCAAGATGCCAGGCAACGATTGGCAGAAGTATGCCGGCGTCCGTGCGCTGTTCGCCTACCAGTGGGCTCATCCGGGCAAGAACCTCACCTTCATGGGCAATGAAATCGCCCAGTATGGCGAGTGGGACCACGACGGCTCCATCGACTGGGATGCCCTTGAATGGCCCGATCATCAAGGCGTGCAGAAGCTTGTCGCCGACTTGAACGAGCTGTACAAGACATCGCCGGCATTGTGGAGCCAGGATTTCGATCCTGCGGGCTTCCAGTGGCTCACCAGCGATGACGCCGACCACAACACGCTCAGCTTCGTGCGTATCGGCAAGGATGGCGAGCAGATGGTCGCAGTCGTGAACTTCTCCGGCGAGGCCTGGTCAGACTATCAGGTGCCGCTCACCAAGGGCGGAAAATGGACGGAAGTGCTGACCACGGACGACGAGATCTACGGCGGTTCCGGCATCCATAATGGCACGGTCGAAGCAGTCGAAGGCGAGTATCATTCACGAGATTGGTCCGCAAAGATCACCGTTCCGGCACTAGGCGCAGTATTCTTGAAGCCGGAACTCTGA
- a CDS encoding CarD family transcriptional regulator, protein MGYKVGDMVVYPRHGAAKVEAITERTVKGITREYLQLSVLSSDGLVINVPVDNAKKVGVRDIVDANEVAKVFEILRTPIIEKEMNWSRRYKLNVEKIATGDVNKIAEVVRDLAQRDVDEHGLSAGEKRMLTKARNILTSEISLSEKLDEAEAQRLLDVNLGYEPAQPGDEKHHTEAPEEAAMDTLARVEAEGKKSKKK, encoded by the coding sequence ATGGGTTACAAGGTCGGCGACATGGTCGTCTATCCGCGTCACGGCGCTGCGAAGGTGGAGGCCATCACCGAACGGACAGTCAAGGGAATCACCCGCGAATATCTGCAGCTGTCGGTGCTTTCGTCTGACGGTCTGGTTATCAACGTTCCGGTCGACAATGCTAAGAAAGTTGGCGTGCGAGACATCGTCGACGCCAACGAAGTGGCCAAGGTGTTCGAGATTCTGCGTACTCCGATCATTGAGAAGGAGATGAACTGGTCTCGTCGCTACAAGCTGAACGTCGAGAAGATTGCCACTGGCGACGTCAATAAGATCGCCGAAGTGGTGCGCGATCTCGCTCAGCGTGATGTTGACGAGCATGGTCTGTCCGCGGGTGAGAAGCGCATGCTTACCAAGGCCCGCAATATTCTGACCTCGGAGATTTCCCTGTCTGAAAAGCTCGACGAAGCCGAAGCCCAGCGTCTGCTGGATGTGAATCTTGGATATGAGCCCGCTCAGCCTGGCGATGAGAAACACCATACCGAGGCTCCTGAGGAAGCCGCTATGGATACGTTGGCTCGAGTCGAAGCCGAAGGCAAAAAGTCCAAGAAGAAGTAA
- the ispF gene encoding 2-C-methyl-D-erythritol 2,4-cyclodiphosphate synthase, whose product MRIGQGFDAHRFASRDAGKPLWLACLRWDGDGIEGDSDGDVAAHALIDALLSAAHLGDIGTLFGVGSQSDGAGKHGAEMLRTTVDYLNEHGMRPSSASVVVIANRPKVGKRREEAERALSEAVGCDVSLTATTTDGMGFTGSGEGVAAIANALVEPVEPVRHEA is encoded by the coding sequence ATGCGTATCGGTCAGGGTTTTGACGCTCATCGATTCGCATCCCGTGATGCAGGCAAGCCGTTGTGGCTTGCCTGTTTGCGTTGGGATGGCGATGGTATCGAGGGTGATTCGGATGGCGACGTCGCGGCACATGCGTTGATTGACGCATTGCTTTCCGCAGCACATCTTGGTGATATCGGCACTTTGTTCGGTGTCGGCTCGCAGTCTGACGGCGCCGGCAAACATGGTGCCGAGATGCTGCGGACCACGGTCGACTATCTGAACGAACATGGCATGAGGCCGTCGAGCGCCAGTGTGGTCGTGATCGCCAATCGGCCGAAAGTCGGCAAACGTAGGGAAGAGGCCGAGCGGGCGCTGTCCGAGGCTGTGGGCTGTGACGTGTCGTTAACAGCCACCACTACGGATGGTATGGGATTCACCGGTTCCGGCGAAGGCGTCGCCGCAATCGCCAATGCTTTGGTGGAGCCGGTCGAGCCGGTACGGCATGAAGCCTAA
- a CDS encoding metal ABC transporter permease, with product MDGTAFAFDPDWVSTLNAPFMTNAFLAGLCIALAAGVMGYFTIARHSTFAAHALAHIGLPGATGAVLLGLPVSAGLGVFALGGALVIGALGKKASQREIATGTVLAFATGLGLFFARMSSSASQQMQSILFGSILTITDGQIIGFAIFDVLLLAVLAVIYRPLLFSSLDEQVAQAKGVPVGFMNICFMAIMAGVITIAVPAVGTLLIFALVITPAATANIIARSPFKAMVVATVICLISIWGGLVLSTMFPAPPSFIIVTISTLFWAIAKAVESAKRK from the coding sequence ATGGACGGCACCGCATTCGCTTTCGACCCGGATTGGGTTTCCACACTCAACGCCCCATTCATGACGAACGCATTTCTCGCCGGCCTGTGCATCGCATTGGCAGCCGGCGTGATGGGTTATTTCACCATCGCCAGACATTCCACGTTCGCAGCCCACGCCTTGGCGCATATCGGACTGCCAGGTGCCACCGGAGCCGTATTGCTCGGTCTGCCTGTTTCCGCAGGTCTTGGCGTGTTCGCTCTCGGCGGAGCACTGGTGATCGGTGCGCTCGGCAAGAAGGCTTCACAGCGTGAGATCGCCACTGGAACCGTGCTCGCCTTCGCCACCGGCCTTGGCTTGTTTTTCGCACGTATGTCAAGTTCGGCCTCACAACAGATGCAGTCGATTTTGTTCGGATCGATTCTGACGATTACCGACGGTCAGATCATTGGCTTTGCGATTTTCGACGTGCTGCTGTTGGCGGTTCTGGCCGTTATTTATCGTCCATTGTTATTCAGTTCGCTCGATGAGCAGGTAGCGCAGGCAAAAGGCGTGCCCGTCGGTTTTATGAATATCTGTTTTATGGCGATTATGGCCGGCGTCATCACGATTGCAGTTCCAGCAGTTGGCACATTGTTGATTTTCGCGTTGGTGATTACTCCCGCCGCCACCGCCAACATCATTGCCCGCTCGCCATTCAAGGCGATGGTCGTCGCCACGGTAATCTGCCTGATTTCGATTTGGGGAGGACTGGTGCTTTCCACCATGTTCCCAGCTCCCCCAAGCTTCATTATCGTAACGATTTCAACGCTGTTCTGGGCGATCGCGAAAGCGGTTGAATCCGCCAAAAGGAAATAA
- a CDS encoding ABC transporter ATP-binding protein encodes MYVHSNQGEAMHDETHACIEFDDACVKRGDRVIWQHGTFSIPQGSVTAIVGTNGAGKTTMMKAELGLIPTTHGSIRVLGQPAGSANSRIGYVPQSYASDIESNITAEQSVLLGLTGTKFGIHPVTKALRDKARKAMDFVGLQDKANYRLSELSGGLRQRVAIAQALVDDPKLLMLDEPLANLDLASQRATVHVLAKLNRELGMTIQVVAHDLNMLLPILTGAVYLLDGHPHYAGMNEVLDSHLLTHLYGTTVQVVTTPQGDMFVTPSEDEPENMSIDAHAPEEIAQFHHHSHTTQED; translated from the coding sequence ATGTACGTGCATTCAAACCAAGGAGAAGCCATGCACGACGAGACACATGCCTGCATCGAATTCGATGACGCCTGCGTCAAGCGAGGCGATCGCGTCATCTGGCAACATGGCACGTTCAGCATTCCGCAAGGCTCGGTAACCGCAATCGTCGGCACCAACGGCGCCGGCAAGACCACGATGATGAAGGCCGAACTAGGACTGATCCCAACCACGCACGGCAGCATCAGGGTGCTCGGACAGCCTGCAGGTTCCGCGAACAGCCGCATCGGCTATGTGCCGCAAAGCTACGCTTCCGACATCGAATCGAATATCACCGCGGAACAGTCGGTGCTCCTCGGCCTGACGGGCACCAAATTCGGCATCCATCCCGTCACCAAAGCACTTCGAGACAAGGCCCGCAAGGCCATGGACTTCGTTGGTCTGCAAGACAAAGCGAATTACCGCCTGTCCGAGCTTTCGGGCGGACTGCGCCAAAGGGTCGCCATCGCGCAGGCGCTCGTGGACGATCCAAAACTGCTGATGCTCGACGAACCCCTCGCCAATCTCGATCTGGCAAGCCAACGCGCCACCGTGCACGTGCTCGCCAAACTCAACCGCGAGCTCGGCATGACCATTCAGGTGGTGGCGCACGATCTCAACATGTTGCTGCCGATCCTTACCGGAGCCGTCTATCTGCTTGACGGGCATCCACACTATGCAGGCATGAATGAGGTGCTGGATTCCCATCTACTCACGCATTTGTATGGCACGACCGTGCAGGTGGTCACCACTCCGCAGGGAGATATGTTCGTGACGCCAAGCGAGGACGAGCCTGAGAACATGAGCATCGATGCACACGCTCCAGAAGAAATCGCGCAATTTCACCATCACAGCCACACCACGCAGGAGGACTGA
- a CDS encoding metal ABC transporter solute-binding protein, Zn/Mn family, giving the protein MCMHKRSSLRAFAAGLTLCMTFGMTACSGGSSSQKDDASADSDAQTEQITPIEVVASVNQWGSLAEQIGGVHVKVTSILSSTDVDAHDFEPRTDDIGKIQQAQVAVSNGAGYDAWATKNLSKDTVSVSAAQMVGAIEGDNPHLWFSSDARNAMAKELADTYSRIMPAQKKYFNNKLTAWNRREKKIEKDMKAFSDTHKNSSYAATEPVAYYLLSDMGFTDNTPEGYLQSAGTGSEPTPDDLQEFQELLEKHKVDVLINDTQSANDATNTLTGTAYKSDVPVLDISEQMPSDCKSLTSWIRSLILSLNDMFAKQSDADTSSNAGSGSTDSTDPANSSDADDSQTANESNDESSDSPQPNPRK; this is encoded by the coding sequence ATGTGCATGCACAAACGTTCTTCGTTACGCGCTTTTGCCGCAGGACTCACGCTTTGCATGACGTTCGGCATGACAGCATGCTCCGGAGGATCCTCTTCTCAGAAGGATGATGCTTCCGCCGATTCCGATGCCCAGACCGAACAGATCACGCCGATCGAGGTGGTCGCCTCGGTCAACCAGTGGGGATCTCTCGCCGAGCAGATAGGCGGCGTTCACGTGAAAGTCACGTCGATCCTGTCTTCGACCGATGTTGACGCGCATGATTTCGAGCCGAGGACCGACGACATCGGCAAGATTCAGCAGGCGCAGGTCGCGGTGTCCAATGGCGCGGGCTACGACGCTTGGGCCACCAAGAATCTCAGCAAAGACACCGTTTCCGTTTCCGCGGCACAGATGGTCGGAGCAATCGAGGGCGACAATCCGCATCTGTGGTTCTCCAGCGACGCCCGCAACGCTATGGCCAAGGAATTGGCCGACACATACAGCCGCATCATGCCCGCGCAAAAGAAGTATTTCAATAACAAACTCACCGCGTGGAACAGACGAGAAAAGAAAATAGAGAAGGACATGAAGGCGTTCAGCGACACGCATAAGAACTCCTCCTATGCCGCCACCGAACCCGTCGCCTACTATCTGCTCAGCGACATGGGGTTCACCGACAACACGCCGGAGGGATACCTGCAATCGGCAGGCACAGGCTCTGAACCAACCCCTGACGATCTTCAGGAATTCCAGGAATTGCTGGAAAAACATAAGGTCGACGTGCTTATCAACGACACGCAATCCGCAAACGACGCCACGAACACGCTGACCGGCACCGCTTACAAATCGGATGTTCCCGTACTTGACATCAGCGAACAGATGCCTTCCGACTGCAAAAGCCTGACATCATGGATCAGATCGCTCATCCTCTCACTGAACGACATGTTCGCCAAGCAATCCGATGCCGACACCAGTTCCAACGCCGGCTCAGGAAGTACGGATTCGACGGATCCTGCGAATTCCTCCGATGCCGACGATTCGCAAACGGCGAATGAATCGAATGATGAATCAAGCGACTCCCCACAACCAAATCCGAGAAAATAA
- a CDS encoding bifunctional methylenetetrahydrofolate dehydrogenase/methenyltetrahydrofolate cyclohydrolase: MAVKIDGKMVSAQIKANLAERVASLKERGVNPGLGTILVGSDPGSVKYVAGKHADCAEIGVNSIRKELPADATFEQIAEAVQELNADPACTGYIVQLPLPKGIDENAIIDLIDPKKDADGMHPYNLGELVLHARGDITTPLPCTPRGVIELLNAYDIDLDGKEVCVLGRGITIGRTVGLLLTRKAVNATVTLCHTGTKDVRKHMREADVIIAAMGSAGFVKPEDVKESAVLVDVGVSRVFDEEAGRYRVKGDVDKACYEKVSAYTPNPGGVGPMTRAMLLENVVEMAERQL; this comes from the coding sequence ATGGCAGTGAAAATCGATGGAAAGATGGTGTCCGCGCAGATTAAAGCGAATCTCGCCGAACGCGTCGCGTCGTTGAAAGAGCGGGGGGTTAACCCCGGTCTTGGCACCATTCTGGTCGGTTCCGATCCCGGCTCCGTCAAATATGTTGCTGGAAAACATGCTGATTGCGCTGAAATCGGTGTGAACTCCATTAGGAAGGAGTTGCCCGCCGACGCAACGTTCGAACAGATTGCTGAAGCCGTGCAGGAACTCAACGCTGACCCTGCCTGCACAGGCTATATCGTGCAGCTGCCTCTACCGAAAGGTATTGACGAAAACGCCATCATTGATCTGATCGACCCCAAGAAGGATGCGGATGGCATGCATCCATACAATCTTGGCGAACTTGTGCTGCACGCGCGAGGTGACATCACCACGCCGCTGCCGTGTACTCCGCGAGGCGTGATCGAACTGCTGAATGCCTATGACATCGACTTGGACGGCAAAGAGGTCTGCGTGCTCGGTCGAGGCATCACCATCGGGCGTACGGTTGGTCTTTTGCTGACGCGCAAGGCGGTGAACGCCACGGTCACGCTGTGCCACACAGGCACCAAGGATGTGCGCAAGCATATGCGCGAGGCCGACGTCATTATTGCGGCCATGGGTTCTGCGGGCTTTGTCAAGCCGGAAGACGTCAAGGAAAGTGCGGTGCTGGTCGATGTCGGCGTTTCCCGTGTGTTTGACGAAGAAGCCGGCCGCTATCGCGTGAAGGGCGATGTTGACAAAGCCTGCTACGAGAAGGTTTCGGCATATACGCCGAACCCGGGTGGTGTCGGCCCTATGACCCGTGCCATGTTGTTGGAGAATGTGGTCGAGATGGCCGAGCGTCAGCTGTAA
- the rpsA gene encoding 30S ribosomal protein S1, whose protein sequence is MAENNNEVTKVAINDIGTEEDFIKAVDSTIKNFGDGDLVEGTVVKVDHDEVLLDIGYKTEGVIPSRELSIKKDVDPDEVVEVGDTIEALVVTKEDKEGRLILSKKRAQYERAWGDIEKIKEADGVVEGTVIEAVKGGLIVDIGLRGFLPASLVEMRRVRDLSPYIGQTIKAKILELDKNRNNVVLSRRQYLEETQSEVRETFLSQLKKGQIREGVVSSIVNFGAFVDLGGVDGLIHVSELSWKHIDHPSEVVKVGDKVTVEVLDVDLDRERISLSLKATQEDPWQRFARTHVPGQIVKGKVTKIVQFGVFISVEDGIEGLVHISELANRHVENPETVVKPGEEVFVKVIDVDLDRRRISLSLKQANDSVDPASEDFDPALYGMPAEYDEQGNYKYPEGFDPATNEWIAGYEKQREEWESQYAAAHDLWEQHKEFVAKELENAEASAAEDGQAPKEEKVEEVSSNYSSENTSAGTLADSDQLAALRDQLLGK, encoded by the coding sequence ATGGCAGAGAACAATAACGAAGTCACCAAGGTCGCCATCAACGACATCGGCACCGAAGAGGACTTCATCAAGGCAGTCGATTCCACCATCAAGAACTTCGGTGATGGTGATCTGGTCGAAGGTACCGTCGTCAAGGTCGATCACGACGAGGTCCTGCTCGACATCGGCTACAAGACTGAGGGCGTCATTCCCTCCCGCGAGCTTTCCATCAAGAAGGACGTTGATCCGGACGAAGTCGTCGAGGTCGGCGACACCATTGAGGCTCTTGTCGTCACCAAGGAAGACAAGGAAGGCCGTCTGATTCTGTCCAAGAAGCGTGCACAGTACGAGCGTGCTTGGGGCGACATCGAGAAGATCAAAGAAGCCGATGGCGTTGTCGAAGGCACCGTTATCGAAGCTGTCAAGGGTGGCCTCATCGTCGACATCGGTCTGCGTGGCTTCCTGCCGGCATCCCTGGTCGAAATGCGTCGCGTCCGCGACCTGTCCCCGTACATTGGCCAGACCATCAAGGCCAAGATCCTCGAGCTCGACAAGAACCGCAACAATGTGGTGCTCTCCCGTCGCCAGTACCTCGAAGAGACCCAGTCCGAAGTGCGCGAGACCTTCCTGTCCCAGCTCAAGAAGGGCCAGATTCGCGAAGGCGTCGTGTCCTCCATCGTCAACTTCGGTGCATTCGTTGATCTGGGCGGTGTTGACGGCCTGATCCACGTTTCCGAGCTGTCTTGGAAGCACATCGACCACCCGTCCGAGGTTGTCAAGGTCGGCGACAAGGTCACCGTCGAGGTGCTCGACGTTGACCTCGACCGTGAGCGCATCTCCCTGTCCCTCAAGGCTACCCAGGAAGATCCGTGGCAGCGCTTCGCTCGCACCCACGTTCCTGGCCAGATCGTCAAGGGCAAGGTCACCAAGATCGTTCAGTTCGGCGTCTTCATCTCCGTCGAAGACGGCATCGAAGGCCTCGTGCACATCTCCGAGCTGGCCAACCGCCACGTAGAGAACCCGGAGACCGTCGTCAAGCCGGGCGAAGAAGTGTTCGTCAAGGTGATCGACGTTGATCTCGATCGTCGCCGCATCTCCCTGTCCCTCAAGCAGGCCAACGACTCCGTCGATCCGGCTTCCGAGGACTTCGATCCGGCTCTGTACGGCATGCCGGCAGAGTACGACGAGCAGGGCAACTACAAGTATCCGGAAGGCTTCGACCCGGCAACCAACGAGTGGATCGCTGGTTACGAGAAGCAGCGTGAGGAGTGGGAGTCCCAGTACGCCGCCGCTCACGATCTGTGGGAGCAGCACAAGGAATTTGTGGCCAAGGAGCTCGAGAACGCTGAAGCTTCCGCCGCTGAAGATGGCCAGGCTCCGAAGGAAGAGAAGGTCGAAGAGGTGTCTTCCAACTACTCCTCCGAGAACACTTCCGCCGGCACCCTCGCCGACTCCGACCAGCTCGCCGCTCTGCGCGACCAGCTGCTCGGCAAGTGA
- the coaE gene encoding dephospho-CoA kinase (Dephospho-CoA kinase (CoaE) performs the final step in coenzyme A biosynthesis.) has translation MAVVVIRIGLTGGIAAGKSTVSTKLRELGAVLVDYDLLARHVVEPGSIGLQRIAECFGPDALTDRGDLNRAWMAEHVFSGADAERKRKILDGIEHPLIYELAVQLEHEAVEADCQAVVVHDIPLLAEVIDSIPFEFDHIVTVEAPEQVRVSRMMTTRGMSESQAWNRVNHQSSVEQRLAIADEVIDSTQPLEQMFEHIDMLMKQWRTEAR, from the coding sequence ATGGCGGTTGTGGTGATTCGAATAGGATTGACCGGCGGCATAGCGGCTGGCAAAAGCACGGTATCTACAAAGCTGCGTGAGCTTGGTGCAGTACTTGTCGATTATGATCTGCTTGCGCGTCACGTGGTGGAACCGGGCAGCATTGGCCTTCAGCGTATAGCGGAATGTTTCGGCCCCGATGCTTTGACCGATCGAGGCGATCTCAATCGAGCGTGGATGGCAGAGCATGTGTTTTCCGGCGCTGATGCGGAACGAAAACGCAAGATTTTGGACGGAATCGAGCATCCACTGATTTATGAACTTGCAGTGCAACTCGAACATGAGGCTGTTGAAGCTGATTGCCAAGCAGTAGTGGTGCATGACATACCGTTACTCGCCGAAGTAATTGACAGCATTCCTTTTGAATTCGACCATATCGTAACTGTCGAAGCGCCTGAACAGGTGAGGGTCAGCAGAATGATGACAACGCGAGGCATGAGCGAAAGCCAGGCATGGAATCGTGTGAACCATCAATCCAGCGTGGAACAGCGTCTTGCCATTGCCGATGAGGTCATCGATTCCACACAGCCATTGGAACAAATGTTCGAGCATATTGATATGCTAATGAAACAATGGCGCACGGAAGCGAGGTAG